Proteins from one Listeria weihenstephanensis genomic window:
- a CDS encoding SAM hydrolase/SAM-dependent halogenase family protein, translating into MTQPLLVLQSDFGISDGAVSAMYGVINTVSTDIRIYDLTHQIPQYNIWEGSYRLLQTVNYWPENTIFVSIVDPGVGSDRRSVAVKTETGQYIITPDNGTLTHLKNYTTITDVRIIDEQKNRLPKSGESHTFHGRDIFAYTAARLAAGIIDFQDIGPVADPDSIVELPLVRSFEKDGELTGTIDIIDRPFGNLWTNIERTQFIKIGAKYGDSFELTIESNTRQIYQNFVTYGRSFADLRVGDALIYVNSLDNLGIGINQGSFVDAYKIGIGTNWIVTIKKK; encoded by the coding sequence ATGACCCAACCATTACTAGTTTTACAATCCGATTTTGGCATTAGCGACGGTGCAGTGAGCGCGATGTACGGCGTTATCAACACTGTGAGCACCGATATTCGCATCTACGACCTCACACACCAAATCCCGCAATATAATATTTGGGAAGGTTCCTATCGTCTCCTCCAAACCGTCAATTACTGGCCTGAAAACACCATTTTTGTCTCTATCGTTGATCCCGGTGTTGGCTCCGATCGCCGTAGTGTCGCCGTCAAAACCGAGACTGGCCAATACATCATCACCCCAGATAACGGCACGCTGACCCACCTCAAAAATTACACCACCATCACAGACGTTCGCATCATCGACGAACAGAAAAACCGCTTGCCCAAATCTGGCGAGTCCCACACATTTCACGGTCGCGATATTTTCGCCTATACCGCTGCCAGACTCGCCGCAGGAATCATTGACTTCCAAGACATTGGGCCCGTCGCCGATCCCGATTCGATTGTAGAACTCCCGCTCGTCCGCTCCTTCGAAAAAGATGGCGAGCTCACTGGAACCATCGACATTATTGACCGCCCATTCGGCAACCTGTGGACCAACATCGAACGCACCCAATTCATCAAAATTGGAGCAAAATACGGCGATTCCTTCGAGCTCACCATCGAAAGCAACACCCGCCAAATCTATCAAAATTTCGTCACATACGGCCGCTCCTTCGCAGATCTCCGCGTTGGCGACGCCCTCATTTACGTCAATTCCCTAGACAATCTCGGCATTGGCATCAATCAAGGCTCCTTCGTCGATGCCTACAAAATTGGAATCGGCACAAACTGGATTGTCACGATCAAAAAGAAATAA
- a CDS encoding DUF3139 domain-containing protein, whose amino-acid sequence MTEKRYGWVLLVLICTVMGTLVVKHLHTKNFAEEQINTYIAKQGVPSKNIYDEKFVWDWQKSGDYVKNFKVRGDSADITYQYLFIGKGQEVLFTPYSPTSDEPDVKYPPNEEEPNFILYRGEAYDDGDSSLYVYNLKSSIGADFGLPGGKYVLHKSGDIFDADGNKIEADDIKKGDKLKVYLSESTAIKETYPGQIDAEYIFKVVRE is encoded by the coding sequence GTGACAGAAAAGCGATACGGTTGGGTTTTGCTCGTGCTAATTTGTACGGTTATGGGAACATTGGTAGTGAAGCACTTGCATACGAAGAATTTTGCTGAGGAGCAGATTAATACATATATTGCGAAGCAGGGTGTGCCGTCAAAGAATATTTATGATGAAAAATTTGTGTGGGATTGGCAGAAAAGTGGGGACTATGTGAAGAATTTTAAGGTAAGGGGAGATTCGGCGGATATTACATATCAGTATCTTTTTATTGGGAAGGGGCAGGAGGTGTTGTTTACGCCGTATTCGCCAACGAGTGATGAGCCTGATGTGAAATATCCTCCCAATGAAGAGGAGCCTAATTTTATTTTATATAGAGGAGAAGCGTATGATGATGGGGATTCCTCGTTATATGTATATAATCTGAAATCAAGCATTGGAGCAGATTTCGGGCTCCCTGGTGGGAAGTATGTGCTACATAAAAGCGGTGATATTTTTGATGCTGATGGAAATAAAATCGAAGCGGATGATATTAAAAAGGGAGATAAGCTGAAAGTATATTTGTCGGAAAGTACGGCGATCAAGGAGACATATCCAGGGCAAATTGACGCGGAGTATATTTTTAAAGTTGTGAGGGAATGA
- a CDS encoding M56 family metallopeptidase: MFHTLWHTYLPSIFNWVIETSILASVLVVFILGIRFILRNWLTPQWKYALWLILVVRLVLPWFPESSFSIYSILPINQVAEPVVSQESTAIAPETIEKVPVIAKEVPAEIDIYTIFLFIWILGILIAGIFIIMTNRRLYTYISTQPLITEKRVLDIYQQCKQNMSIEKDIPLHYSGKISAPTLFGMSKPRILLDEKHVKHLEDEQLKYIFYHELSHYKRKDIGINLLMNCLLIVHWFNPILWYACRAMREDQEIACDNLALTFINPEERIAYGHTIITLVEQYSTYYQPSTLAHFSKNKIRLKRRIIMIKKFNKKSQLLTAVGFIAILGVSAFSLVDVKAETTESQKQEMAAKMKQEDAVKQEAADKVASGEYDEKMAADYKAKMAGESAPANATDAEIDQKIAADTAEKNRQMAEEQAAESDIDKKMAASTEEKKKQIAEENASNKSTDKEYNEKAASDYKLKMAQENAK; this comes from the coding sequence ATGTTCCATACGCTATGGCATACGTACCTTCCCTCTATTTTTAATTGGGTCATCGAAACGTCTATTTTGGCAAGCGTGTTGGTCGTTTTCATTCTGGGCATCAGATTCATCTTAAGAAATTGGCTAACACCACAATGGAAATACGCATTATGGCTCATTCTTGTGGTGAGACTTGTACTACCTTGGTTTCCAGAAAGCTCCTTTAGCATCTATTCCATACTCCCCATCAACCAAGTAGCAGAACCAGTTGTCAGCCAAGAAAGCACAGCGATAGCACCAGAAACCATCGAGAAAGTACCAGTAATAGCCAAGGAAGTACCTGCCGAAATTGACATATACACTATCTTTTTATTCATTTGGATACTAGGAATCCTGATTGCCGGAATTTTCATAATAATGACAAACAGGCGTTTATATACCTATATAAGCACACAACCACTAATAACTGAAAAAAGAGTTTTGGACATTTATCAGCAATGTAAGCAAAATATGTCCATCGAAAAAGATATCCCGTTACACTATTCCGGAAAAATTTCTGCTCCAACCTTATTCGGAATGAGTAAACCTAGGATTTTACTTGATGAAAAACACGTGAAACATCTAGAAGACGAGCAACTAAAATACATTTTTTATCATGAATTATCCCATTATAAACGAAAAGATATCGGCATCAATTTACTGATGAATTGCCTACTCATTGTCCACTGGTTCAATCCTATTCTTTGGTACGCCTGTCGTGCCATGCGTGAAGATCAAGAAATAGCCTGCGATAATCTGGCTCTGACTTTTATCAATCCCGAAGAAAGAATCGCCTACGGACACACCATTATTACATTAGTCGAGCAATATTCTACGTATTATCAGCCATCTACACTGGCACATTTCAGTAAAAACAAAATAAGGTTAAAGAGGAGAATCATTATGATCAAAAAATTCAATAAAAAATCACAACTATTAACCGCTGTAGGTTTCATCGCAATTTTAGGAGTATCCGCGTTCTCTCTAGTAGACGTAAAAGCAGAGACAACCGAGTCACAAAAACAAGAAATGGCGGCTAAAATGAAACAAGAAGATGCCGTAAAACAAGAAGCCGCAGATAAAGTGGCAAGCGGAGAGTATGACGAAAAAATGGCTGCCGATTACAAAGCAAAAATGGCTGGGGAAAGTGCACCTGCTAACGCAACAGACGCAGAGATCGACCAAAAAATCGCTGCTGATACCGCGGAAAAGAACAGACAAATGGCTGAGGAACAAGCCGCTGAATCAGATATTGATAAAAAAATGGCTGCCTCTACTGAAGAAAAGAAAAAACAGATAGCTGAAGAGAATGCATCGAATAAGTCTACTGATAAAGAATACAACGAAAAAGCAGCTAGTGATTACAAATTAAAAATGGCCCAAGAAAACGCAAAATAA
- a CDS encoding BlaI/MecI/CopY family transcriptional regulator translates to MGHLPKISEAELEVIQVIWNESPLTAGEIIQALEKEHDWSPKTIRTLLNRLVQKEAISSHQEKGKLHTYTALVSREDYMQSETKSLLNRFYGAAFKPLLVNFIKEEKLSSEDIDELKQLLDDKAESNPRKDR, encoded by the coding sequence ATGGGGCATTTACCTAAAATATCAGAAGCTGAATTAGAAGTCATCCAAGTTATTTGGAACGAATCTCCACTGACAGCCGGTGAAATAATTCAAGCCCTGGAAAAAGAACACGATTGGAGTCCCAAAACAATACGAACGCTACTCAACCGACTAGTCCAAAAAGAAGCTATTTCCTCCCACCAAGAAAAAGGAAAACTGCACACGTACACCGCATTAGTATCTCGAGAAGATTACATGCAAAGCGAAACAAAATCCTTGTTAAACCGCTTTTACGGCGCAGCTTTCAAACCACTACTCGTGAATTTTATAAAAGAGGAAAAACTATCATCCGAGGACATCGACGAACTCAAACAACTCCTAGATGATAAAGCTGAATCCAATCCCAGAAAGGATAGATAG
- a CDS encoding NAD(P)H-dependent oxidoreductase, whose protein sequence is MNVLLIYTYPNHEGLNYAIKETVEKELGKKNKLREIDLYKEGFDPVLRFDSANKHRDLFKDPYTKEYRDQVFWADFLIFIYLIWWSSTPAVYENFIQKDYGRVLSKQILKMCGISTYKHTSLAYVKGSNEVKINKVLQKIAKISSTIWYGECVQGVCLKGKLDAEFGWIYVTVIKSCLERISQTV, encoded by the coding sequence ATGAATGTACTACTGATTTATACATATCCAAATCATGAAGGGCTAAATTACGCTATAAAGGAGACAGTGGAAAAAGAGCTGGGCAAGAAAAATAAGCTCAGGGAAATTGACCTTTATAAAGAGGGATTTGATCCAGTTCTGCGTTTTGATAGTGCGAATAAGCATCGTGATTTATTTAAAGATCCGTACACGAAGGAGTATCGGGATCAGGTTTTTTGGGCGGATTTCTTGATTTTTATTTATCTGATTTGGTGGAGTAGTACGCCGGCGGTTTATGAGAATTTTATTCAAAAGGATTATGGGAGGGTTTTGAGTAAGCAGATTCTGAAAATGTGCGGTATTTCGACCTATAAGCATACTTCTTTAGCTTATGTAAAAGGTTCTAATGAAGTCAAAATAAATAAAGTCCTGCAAAAAATTGCTAAGATTAGTAGTACTATTTGGTATGGGGAATGTGTTCAGGGTGTTTGTTTGAAAGGGAAATTAGATGCCGAATTTGGATGGATTTATGTGACGGTGATTAAGTCTTGCTTAGAACGGATTTCACAAACTGTATAA
- the fdhF gene encoding formate dehydrogenase subunit alpha: MDAKVKVTVKINGKAHDVEEGTRILDYLNDEGVHHPHICYSKQMGAIQSCDTCMCEVDGELMRACSTDFKDAMEIKLDSEKAKEAQLEAMDRILENHMLYCTVCDNNNGNCRVHNTAELLEVDTQERPFREKGYINDFSHPFYRYDPDQCILCGRCVEACQSVQVNETLSIDWDRPQPRVIWDDDRPANMSSCVSCGLCSTVCPCNAMMEKSMLGQAGFMTGIGEEVLEPMIDMVKKVEPPYQTVFALSEMEKSMRDTRTKKTKTVCTFCGVGCTFEVWTKGRQILKVEPTGEGPVNKFATCVKGKFGWDFVNSDQRLTSPLIRQGDEFVEATWEEAIALIAERLGSLRDEFGNDSLGFISSSKTTNEENYLMQKLSRQVFETNNVDNCSRYCQAPASDGLTNTVGIGADSGTAEDIETAGLVILVGCSPADGHPVIASRIKRAQKLNGQKLMVSDLRKHEMAERADLFIRPKQGTDFVWLTAVAKYMIDMGWHDAPFMEARISNVADYMTFLAPFTLEYAEKETGLSIETLKNVAQMVHEADGTAICWGMGVTQNIAGSHTSAAISNLLLVTGNFGRHGAGAYPLRGHNNVQGACDMGSLPNVLPGVQSLLNPEVRARFSEAYGVEISEVPGLKNNEMLDAIEAGTLKAMYLIGEEMAWVDSNTNHVQDTLAKLDFFVVQDVFLSKTAQFADVVLPASPSLEKDGTFTNTERRVQRLYEVLEPLGDSKPDWWIIQEVANACGGNWNFTHPSEIMDEVASLAPFFAGVSYDRMQGFDSLVWPVSADGVDMPLLYEERFNFPDGKAKFSVLPYIAPIEFPKEFDLTLNNGRLLEQFHEGNMTHKTKGLDYKLPEVFVEVSKELAQKRGIEDGSLVRLTSPYGHIKVHAVVTDRVRANEVYLPMHSTSHETAVNLLTSSAGDVRTKTPAYKQTKVNLEVLQKCGENPLPKHNPRNAARFPQNGVEIERKWARADYKPISKHNCACGGNCGCKKGSES; encoded by the coding sequence ATGGATGCGAAGGTAAAGGTCACGGTGAAGATTAACGGTAAGGCGCATGATGTGGAGGAAGGTACGCGGATTTTAGATTATTTGAATGATGAGGGCGTGCATCATCCGCATATTTGTTATAGTAAGCAGATGGGCGCGATTCAGTCGTGTGATACGTGTATGTGTGAAGTCGATGGTGAACTGATGCGGGCTTGTAGTACGGATTTTAAGGATGCAATGGAGATTAAGTTGGATTCGGAAAAGGCGAAAGAGGCGCAGCTCGAGGCGATGGACCGAATTTTAGAGAATCATATGTTGTATTGTACGGTTTGTGATAATAATAATGGGAACTGTCGGGTACATAATACGGCGGAACTGCTTGAGGTGGATACGCAGGAACGGCCATTTCGTGAGAAGGGTTATATTAATGATTTCTCGCATCCGTTCTATCGTTATGATCCGGATCAGTGTATTCTTTGTGGGCGCTGTGTGGAGGCGTGTCAGAGTGTGCAGGTGAATGAGACGCTTTCGATTGACTGGGATCGACCGCAGCCTCGGGTTATTTGGGATGATGATCGTCCGGCGAATATGTCGTCGTGCGTGTCGTGTGGACTTTGTTCGACGGTTTGTCCTTGTAACGCGATGATGGAGAAATCGATGCTCGGCCAGGCTGGGTTTATGACGGGAATTGGTGAGGAAGTTCTGGAGCCAATGATCGATATGGTTAAAAAAGTGGAGCCGCCGTATCAGACGGTTTTCGCGTTGTCGGAAATGGAAAAATCAATGCGGGATACGCGGACGAAGAAAACGAAAACGGTGTGTACGTTCTGCGGTGTTGGATGTACGTTTGAGGTTTGGACGAAAGGTCGCCAAATCTTGAAGGTGGAGCCGACTGGTGAAGGTCCTGTGAACAAATTTGCGACGTGTGTGAAGGGTAAATTTGGTTGGGACTTTGTGAATAGTGACCAACGTTTGACGTCACCGCTGATTCGCCAGGGTGATGAGTTTGTGGAGGCTACGTGGGAAGAAGCGATTGCTTTGATTGCGGAGCGTTTGGGTAGTTTGCGTGATGAGTTCGGCAATGATTCGCTTGGCTTTATTTCTTCTTCTAAGACGACGAATGAGGAGAATTATTTGATGCAGAAATTGTCGCGTCAAGTGTTTGAGACGAATAATGTGGATAATTGTTCGCGTTATTGCCAAGCGCCGGCGTCGGATGGTTTGACGAATACGGTCGGAATTGGGGCGGATTCGGGAACGGCGGAGGATATTGAGACGGCTGGACTTGTGATTTTGGTCGGTTGTTCGCCTGCGGATGGGCATCCAGTTATTGCGAGTCGGATTAAGCGGGCGCAGAAATTGAACGGCCAGAAATTGATGGTTTCGGATCTTCGGAAACATGAGATGGCGGAGCGCGCGGACTTGTTTATTCGTCCGAAACAGGGCACGGATTTCGTGTGGTTGACGGCGGTTGCGAAGTACATGATTGATATGGGCTGGCATGATGCGCCGTTTATGGAAGCGCGGATTTCGAATGTGGCCGATTACATGACGTTCCTCGCGCCGTTTACCTTAGAGTATGCGGAAAAAGAGACGGGACTTTCGATTGAGACGCTTAAAAATGTGGCGCAAATGGTGCACGAGGCTGATGGCACGGCGATTTGTTGGGGTATGGGTGTGACGCAAAATATTGCAGGCTCGCATACGTCGGCGGCGATTTCGAACTTGCTGCTTGTGACGGGGAACTTTGGTCGTCATGGCGCGGGTGCGTATCCGCTTCGTGGGCACAATAACGTGCAAGGGGCTTGTGATATGGGATCCTTGCCAAACGTATTGCCAGGCGTGCAGTCGCTTCTAAATCCAGAAGTTCGCGCGCGTTTCTCGGAAGCGTATGGCGTGGAAATTTCGGAAGTACCGGGACTGAAAAATAATGAAATGTTAGATGCAATCGAGGCTGGGACGCTTAAAGCGATGTACTTGATTGGGGAAGAGATGGCTTGGGTGGATTCGAATACGAACCATGTCCAAGATACGCTTGCAAAACTTGATTTCTTCGTGGTTCAGGATGTCTTTTTATCGAAGACGGCGCAATTTGCTGATGTCGTTTTACCGGCATCGCCTTCGCTTGAAAAAGATGGCACGTTTACGAATACGGAGCGTCGTGTGCAGCGTTTATATGAAGTATTAGAGCCGCTTGGTGATTCGAAACCGGATTGGTGGATCATTCAAGAAGTGGCGAACGCGTGTGGTGGTAACTGGAATTTCACGCATCCAAGCGAGATTATGGATGAGGTTGCGAGTCTGGCGCCATTCTTTGCGGGTGTGAGCTATGATCGGATGCAAGGTTTTGATAGCCTCGTTTGGCCGGTTTCGGCGGATGGTGTGGATATGCCGCTACTTTATGAAGAACGTTTCAACTTCCCGGATGGCAAAGCGAAATTCTCTGTCTTGCCTTACATTGCGCCGATTGAATTCCCGAAAGAGTTCGATCTAACGCTGAACAATGGCCGTTTGTTGGAGCAGTTCCATGAAGGGAATATGACGCATAAAACGAAAGGCTTGGATTACAAATTACCAGAAGTTTTTGTAGAGGTATCGAAGGAATTAGCGCAAAAACGTGGTATCGAAGACGGTTCGCTGGTGCGTTTGACGTCGCCGTACGGTCACATTAAGGTGCATGCGGTCGTGACGGATCGGGTTCGTGCGAATGAGGTTTACTTGCCGATGCATTCGACCAGCCACGAAACGGCGGTCAACTTATTGACGTCGAGCGCAGGCGATGTGCGGACGAAGACGCCGGCCTACAAACAAACGAAGGTCAATTTGGAAGTATTGCAAAAATGTGGGGAGAATCCGCTGCCGAAACATAATCCACGAAATGCGGCGAGATTCCCGCAAAATGGTGTGGAGATTGAACGCAAGTGGGCGCGTGCAGATTACAAGCCGATTTCGAAACATAACTGTGCGTGTGGTGGCAACTGTGGATGCAAAAAAGGGAGTGAATCTTGA